A window of the Dunckerocampus dactyliophorus isolate RoL2022-P2 chromosome 19, RoL_Ddac_1.1, whole genome shotgun sequence genome harbors these coding sequences:
- the LOC129172392 gene encoding mitogen-activated protein kinase-binding protein 1-like isoform X10 — MPVDGFTFKSRIRNLLRSPSARKARRDNIIDKVTLEKVLGITTLGNSGLTCDPKTGLVAYPAGCVLVLLNPRKNRQQHLINTSGKTITALSFSPDGKHLVTGESGHLPAVRLWDVAERRQVAELQKHKYGVSCVTFSPDCKYIISVGNQHDMMVNVWAWKKDVVVAANKVSSKVTGVSFSEDSSYFVTVGNRHVKFWYLDHCKATKASAPVPLLGRSGLLGELRNNNFCHVACGRGQKWDSTFCITSSGLLCEFNGKRMLDKWVDLRTSMAQSLSLSEDRIFCACADGTVRAFSLFDLRFVCTLPRPHPLGTDIASITKASQLLCTKTDARYPDAIAVTYDSVNFWLSCVYDDHSLYVWDVRDFNSVGKVHSALFHAACVWDLEMFPDVPGETAAGLSPAAFLSCSSDNTIRLWNVEDRAQVHSSNILSKVSFTSLQKIAHANEEVLTCLCMQDLLKIIYTGGSTVALHDPEITTNVSLGKAAESRTGIRTICVSPDGKHLASGDRNGMLRVHTLSSMEEILQVQAHDAEILCLEYSKPETGLQLLATASRDRLIHVLDAAADYSLVQTLDEHSSSITAVRFAANDSKVRLISCGADKSIYFRTAHMSDKGAAFRPSHHTVRKSTLYDLGVDPTCKYAAVGCQDRCIRIFNISSGKQRKLYKGSLSEDGSLLRVQIDPSGQYVAASCSNKNISIFDFYSGECVATMFGHSEIVTGMRFTNDCKHLISVSGDSCILVWRLASEMTISMRERLFQLRQGANTHKSATLRREAYSAPALVGLSSDEDGGHNEDSNRQEENSAMNTSSDSSHGEEDTGGSDEGPDWGLTKPVVTTPSTSRRPRRRWSRRMGSLELMVKSMLDLRQLETFAPSKPADSHARNGDRHSTSSLREPTQHLEERAKRRPGRCRDWTKMDGTDENRDEGETGPQDIMVRDPPCKKVLSKSQDSYSPDSACSLGYDSRGTSPDGVLDDSADAASLSLDSSDDDEEMEDGTDEDEEAEKAETTGVDEALKTVTSELDSREDFLKQNFETLADGCSIAEPIRVPRLSMSSRFLARGHHSSGDPLLAKVQGKAPSSPSSKPPVSKVRPLMEEGVSRNLEDKTPVSPSTTHGPNLSRGATAVSAPIPRPQKKTTSASHLWRLSTPPSTPPLLLDGAMSLQKSQSVQNLTLTSPRSPLPSSDRIEVCKRPQHLLLDRDAPKPSYLSSPSPGSPQSPRSPHSYMNPTASSLAKSSRSSSLGEGLHAALPLSFSLSSRRSLSGDLEAESPALACLQPTATVLPTRIPQPKQPLGPRRSLCSDLKAGTKTSCLAVEPACDVTSSPGRTKAAPDDKKTVFVSRRGVHHLGNVQAGCR, encoded by the exons ATGCCTGTCGATGGATTTACATTCAAGAGTCGCATTAGGAACCTGCTGAGGTCTCCTTCAGCCAGGAAGGCCAGGAGGGACAACATCATCGACAAG GTAACATTGGAGAAGGTTCTGGGCATCACCACTTTGGGCAACAGCGGCCTGACCTGCGACCCCAAAACTGGACTAGTGGCTTATCCTGCAGG GTGTGTGCTTGTTTTGCTGAACCCCAGAAAGAACAGACAGCAGCACCTTATCAACACGTCAGG AAAGACCATCACAGCTCTGTCCTTCTCCCCGGATGGAAAACACCTGGTCACGGGAGAG AGCGGCCACCTTCCCGCTGTCAGACTATGGGACGTGGCTGAGCGACGGCAGGTGGCCGAGCTCCAGAAGCACAAATACGGCGTCTCCTGCGTGACCTTCTCACCTGACTGCAAGTACATCATCAGCGTGGGCAACCAGCACGACATGATGGTCAACGTGTGGGCGTGGAAA AAGGACGTGGTGGTCGCCGCCAACAAGGTGTCCAGCAAGGTGACGGGGGTGTCCTTCTCCGAGGACAGCTCCTACTTTGTCACGGTGGGCAACAGGCATGTCAAGTTCTGGTATCTGGACCACTGCAAGGCCACCAAG GCCAGCGCCCCCGTCCCCCTGCTGGGCCGCTCGGGGCTGCTGGGCGAGCTGAGGAACAACAACTTCTGCCATGTGGCGTGCGGGCGGGGCCAGAAATGGGACTCCACCTTCTGCATCACTTCCTCCGGCCTGCTGTGCGAGTTCAACGGCAAGAGGATGCTGGACAAGTGGGTGGACCTGCGG ACAAGCATGGCCCAGTCGCTGTCTTTGTCCGAGGACAGGATCTTCTGCGCCTGCGCCGATGGAACGGTTCGAGCCTTCAGCCTGTTTGACCTGCGCTTTGTCTGCACGCTGCCCCGGCCACACCCCCTGGGCACGGACATTGCGTCTATTACCAAGGCTAG TCAATTACTTTGCACAAAGACCGACGCACGCTACCCGGACGCCATCGCAGTAACCTACGACTCCGTCAACTTCTGGCTCAGCTGCGTGTACGACGACCACAGCTTGTACGTGTGGGATGTGAGAGACTTCAACAGCGTAGGAAAGGTCCACTCTGCCCTCTTCCATGCTGCGTGCGTCTGGGACCTGGAG ATGTTTCCAGATGTTCCTGGAGAAACAGCAGCTGGGCTGTCTCCTGCTGCGTTCCTCAGCTGTTCGTCAGATAACACCATCAGACTTTGGAACGTAGAGGACCGTGCGCAAGTTCATTCTAGCAACATCCTTAGCAAGGTGAGTTTCACTTCCCTCCAAAAAATTGCACATGCCAACGAGGAAGTGCTGACTTGTCTTTGTATGCAGGATCTCCTTAAGATCATCTACACCGGCGGCAGCACCGTCGCCTTGCATGACCCTGAAATTACGACCAACGTGAGTCTGGGTAAAGCGGCAGAAAGCCGAACAGGCATCAGGACCATCTGTGTCAGCCCCGACGGCAAACACCTGGCGTCTGGAGACAGAAACGGGATGCTGAG AGTTCACACCCTCAgcagcatggaggagattcTTCAAGTCCAAGCCCATGATGCTGAAATCCTGTGCCTGGAGTACAGCAAACCAGAAACTG GTCTGCAGCTGCTGGCCACAGCGAGCAGGGACCGCTTGATCCACGTCCTGGATGCCGCCGCCGACTACAGTCTGGTGCAAACGCTGGATGAGCACTCCTCGTCCATAACCGCCGTTCGCTTTGCCG CCAATGACAGCAAGGTGAGGCTGATCAGCTGTGGGGCGGATAAAAGCATCTATTTTCGCACTGCCCATATG AGTGACAAAGGAGCAGCGTTTCGACCTTCCCACCACACGGTGAGGAAGAGCACGCTGTACGACTTGGGTGTCGACCCCACCTGCAAGTACGCCGCTGTGGGCTGCCAGGACCGCTGCATCAG GATTTTCAACATCAGTAGTGGCAAACAGAGGAAGCTTTACAAAGGATCCCTCAGTGAGGACGGCAGCCTGCTCAGG GTTCAGATCGATCCATCGGGTCAGTATGTGGCTGCGAGCTGCTCCAATAAGAACATCAGCATCTTTGACTTCTACAGCGGCGAGTGTGTGGCCACCATGTTTGGACATTCCG AGATCGTCACTGGGATGAGGTTCACCAACGACTGCAAGCATTTGATCAGCGTGTCGGGGGACAG CTGCATCCTGGTGTGGCGTCTGGCCTCAGAGATGACCATCAGCATGAGAGAGAGGCTCTTTCAGCTCCGGCAGGGCGCAAACACCCACAAGAGCGCCACCCTCAG GCGAGAGGCGTACAGCGCTCCCGCTCTGGTCGGCCTCTCCTCGGACGAAGACGGCGGTCACAACGAAGACTCCAACCGCCAGGAAGAGAACTCAGCCATGAACACGTCCTCTGACAGCAGCCATGGCGAAGAGGACACAG GGGGCTCCGATGAAGGACCTGACTGGGGGTTGACAAAA CCCGTGGTGACCACACCCAGCACCAGTCGTCGTCCTCGCAGGCGCTGGTCCCGTCGTATGGGCTCCCTGGAATTGATGGTGAAGTCCATGCTGGACCTGAGGCAGCTGGAAACCTTTGCCCCCAGTAAACCCGCGGACTCCCACGCTCGCAATGGAGACCGACACAGCACGTCCAGCCTCCGGGAGCCCACG CAGCACCTTGAGGAGCGGGCCAAGCGTCGGCCCGGGCGATGCCGCGATTGGACGAAAATGGACGGCACAGACGAGAACAGAGACGAGGGGGAGACGGGTCCACAAGACAT CATGGTGAGGGATCCACCGTGCAAGAAAGTCCTCAGCAAGAGCCAGGACAGCTACAGCCCGGACAGCGCCTGCTCGCTGGGCTACGACAGCAGAGGGACCAGTCCTGATGGAGTCCTGGATG ACTCTGCCGATGCAGCGTCCCTCAGCCTGGACAGCTCGGATGACGACGAGGAGATGGAGGACGGCACGGATGAAGACGAGGAGGCAGAGAAGGCTGAGACCACCGGCGTGGATGAAGCTCTTAAGACGGTGACCTCCGAGCTCGACAGCCGAGAAGATTTCCTCAAGCAGAACTTTGAGACGCTGGCAGATGGCTGCAGCATAG CTGAGCCCATCAGAGTCCCGAGGCTCAGCATGTCTTCACGCTTCCTGGCCAGAGGACACCATAGCAG CGGAGACCCCCTGTTGGCTAAAGTGCAGGGAAAGGCACCCAGCAGCCCCTCCTCCAAGCCCCCTGTGTCAAAAGTAAGACCCTTGATGGAAGAAGGGGTGAGCAGAAACCTGGAGGACAAGACCCCCGTGTCCCCCAGCACCACCCACGGTCCAAA TCTCAGCAGGGGGGCTACCGCCGTCTCTGCTCCCATCCCGAGACCGCAGAAGAAGACCACATCTGCGTCCCACCTTTGGAGGCTCTCCACACCACCGTCCACACCTCCACTGCTGCTGGACGGAGCCATGAGTCTGCAGAAGTCTCAGTCCGTCCAGAACCTGACCTTAACCT CTCCACGCTCTCCACTGCCCTCCAGCGACCGGATAGAGGTGTGCAAGAGGCCCCAGCATCTTCTTCTGGACCGTGACGCTCCCAAGCCCTCCTACTTGTCCTCGCCCTCCCCGGGGTCGCCGCAGTCTCCCCGCTCCCCCCACTCCTACATGAATCCCACAGCCAGCTCCCTGGCCAAGAGCAGCCGCTCCTCCTCACTGGGCGAAGGCCTCCACGCCGCCCTCCCCCTCAGCTTCTCCCTTTCCTCCAGAAGGTCATTGTCGGGGGATCTGGAGGCGGAGTCGCCCGCGCTGGCCTGTCTTCAGCCCACCGCCACAGTTCTGCCAACTCGTATCCCTCAGCCCAAGCAGCCGCTCGGCCCGCGACGCAGCCTCTGCTCGGACTTGAAGGCCGGCACAAAGACTTCCTGTCTGGCCGTGGAACCAGCgtgtgatgtcacttcctctcCAGGACGCACAAAGG CGGCTCCAGATGACAAGAAGACCGTGTTTGTGTCACGGAG ggGAGTCCATCACCTTGGAAACGTGCAAGCAGGCTGTCGGTGA
- the LOC129172392 gene encoding mitogen-activated protein kinase-binding protein 1-like isoform X5: MPVDGFTFKSRIRNLLRSPSARKARRDNIIDKVTLEKVLGITTLGNSGLTCDPKTGLVAYPAGCVLVLLNPRKNRQQHLINTSGKTITALSFSPDGKHLVTGESGHLPAVRLWDVAERRQVAELQKHKYGVSCVTFSPDCKYIISVGNQHDMMVNVWAWKKDVVVAANKVSSKVTGVSFSEDSSYFVTVGNRHVKFWYLDHCKATKASAPVPLLGRSGLLGELRNNNFCHVACGRGQKWDSTFCITSSGLLCEFNGKRMLDKWVDLRTSMAQSLSLSEDRIFCACADGTVRAFSLFDLRFVCTLPRPHPLGTDIASITKASQLLCTKTDARYPDAIAVTYDSVNFWLSCVYDDHSLYVWDVRDFNSVGKVHSALFHAACVWDLEMFPDVPGETAAGLSPAAFLSCSSDNTIRLWNVEDRAQVHSSNILSKVSFTSLQKIAHANEEVLTCLCMQDLLKIIYTGGSTVALHDPEITTNVSLGKAAESRTGIRTICVSPDGKHLASGDRNGMLRVHTLSSMEEILQVQAHDAEILCLEYSKPETGLQLLATASRDRLIHVLDAAADYSLVQTLDEHSSSITAVRFAANDSKVRLISCGADKSIYFRTAHMSDKGAAFRPSHHTVRKSTLYDLGVDPTCKYAAVGCQDRCIRIFNISSGKQRKLYKGSLSEDGSLLRVQIDPSGQYVAASCSNKNISIFDFYSGECVATMFGHSEIVTGMRFTNDCKHLISVSGDSCILVWRLASEMTISMRERLFQLRQGANTHKSATLRREAYSAPALVGLSSDEDGGHNEDSNRQEENSAMNTSSDSSHGEEDTGGSDEGPDWGLTKPVVTTPSTSRRPRRRWSRRMGSLELMVKSMLDLRQLETFAPSKPADSHARNGDRHSTSSLREPTQHLEERAKRRPGRCRDWTKMDGTDENRDEGETGPQDIMVRDPPCKKVLSKSQDSYSPDSACSLGYDSRGTSPDGVLDDSADAASLSLDSSDDDEEMEDGTDEDEEAEKAETTGVDEALKTVTSELDSREDFLKQNFETLADGCSIAEPIRVPRLSMSSRFLARGHHSSGDPLLAKVQGKAPSSPSSKPPVSKVRPLMEEGVSRNLEDKTPVSPSTTHGPKGATAVSAPIPRPQKKTTSASHLWRLSTPPSTPPLLLDGAMSLQKSQSVQNLTLTSPRSPLPSSDRIEVCKRPQHLLLDRDAPKPSYLSSPSPGSPQSPRSPHSYMNPTASSLAKSSRSSSLGEGLHAALPLSFSLSSRRSLSGDLEAESPALACLQPTATVLPTRIPQPKQPLGPRRSLCSDLKAGTKTSCLAVEPACDVTSSPGRTKAAAPDDKKTVFVSRSNQDAGFGPEELPLAVEHLCAPPPDSQPGVPFVPNLSLPSPPLCLHRHSLAPRRPPLAARPVCQSACVSPVSPPCVAPPPCWQCHGGESITLETCKQAVGDLHSSLRRTITLYTAVLQRHPQAAGEGLQEMEKILSEALASVKAELDPLSRSTTGSEVKGEALALLEQYAELLLKSVERKLDGKM, translated from the exons ATGCCTGTCGATGGATTTACATTCAAGAGTCGCATTAGGAACCTGCTGAGGTCTCCTTCAGCCAGGAAGGCCAGGAGGGACAACATCATCGACAAG GTAACATTGGAGAAGGTTCTGGGCATCACCACTTTGGGCAACAGCGGCCTGACCTGCGACCCCAAAACTGGACTAGTGGCTTATCCTGCAGG GTGTGTGCTTGTTTTGCTGAACCCCAGAAAGAACAGACAGCAGCACCTTATCAACACGTCAGG AAAGACCATCACAGCTCTGTCCTTCTCCCCGGATGGAAAACACCTGGTCACGGGAGAG AGCGGCCACCTTCCCGCTGTCAGACTATGGGACGTGGCTGAGCGACGGCAGGTGGCCGAGCTCCAGAAGCACAAATACGGCGTCTCCTGCGTGACCTTCTCACCTGACTGCAAGTACATCATCAGCGTGGGCAACCAGCACGACATGATGGTCAACGTGTGGGCGTGGAAA AAGGACGTGGTGGTCGCCGCCAACAAGGTGTCCAGCAAGGTGACGGGGGTGTCCTTCTCCGAGGACAGCTCCTACTTTGTCACGGTGGGCAACAGGCATGTCAAGTTCTGGTATCTGGACCACTGCAAGGCCACCAAG GCCAGCGCCCCCGTCCCCCTGCTGGGCCGCTCGGGGCTGCTGGGCGAGCTGAGGAACAACAACTTCTGCCATGTGGCGTGCGGGCGGGGCCAGAAATGGGACTCCACCTTCTGCATCACTTCCTCCGGCCTGCTGTGCGAGTTCAACGGCAAGAGGATGCTGGACAAGTGGGTGGACCTGCGG ACAAGCATGGCCCAGTCGCTGTCTTTGTCCGAGGACAGGATCTTCTGCGCCTGCGCCGATGGAACGGTTCGAGCCTTCAGCCTGTTTGACCTGCGCTTTGTCTGCACGCTGCCCCGGCCACACCCCCTGGGCACGGACATTGCGTCTATTACCAAGGCTAG TCAATTACTTTGCACAAAGACCGACGCACGCTACCCGGACGCCATCGCAGTAACCTACGACTCCGTCAACTTCTGGCTCAGCTGCGTGTACGACGACCACAGCTTGTACGTGTGGGATGTGAGAGACTTCAACAGCGTAGGAAAGGTCCACTCTGCCCTCTTCCATGCTGCGTGCGTCTGGGACCTGGAG ATGTTTCCAGATGTTCCTGGAGAAACAGCAGCTGGGCTGTCTCCTGCTGCGTTCCTCAGCTGTTCGTCAGATAACACCATCAGACTTTGGAACGTAGAGGACCGTGCGCAAGTTCATTCTAGCAACATCCTTAGCAAGGTGAGTTTCACTTCCCTCCAAAAAATTGCACATGCCAACGAGGAAGTGCTGACTTGTCTTTGTATGCAGGATCTCCTTAAGATCATCTACACCGGCGGCAGCACCGTCGCCTTGCATGACCCTGAAATTACGACCAACGTGAGTCTGGGTAAAGCGGCAGAAAGCCGAACAGGCATCAGGACCATCTGTGTCAGCCCCGACGGCAAACACCTGGCGTCTGGAGACAGAAACGGGATGCTGAG AGTTCACACCCTCAgcagcatggaggagattcTTCAAGTCCAAGCCCATGATGCTGAAATCCTGTGCCTGGAGTACAGCAAACCAGAAACTG GTCTGCAGCTGCTGGCCACAGCGAGCAGGGACCGCTTGATCCACGTCCTGGATGCCGCCGCCGACTACAGTCTGGTGCAAACGCTGGATGAGCACTCCTCGTCCATAACCGCCGTTCGCTTTGCCG CCAATGACAGCAAGGTGAGGCTGATCAGCTGTGGGGCGGATAAAAGCATCTATTTTCGCACTGCCCATATG AGTGACAAAGGAGCAGCGTTTCGACCTTCCCACCACACGGTGAGGAAGAGCACGCTGTACGACTTGGGTGTCGACCCCACCTGCAAGTACGCCGCTGTGGGCTGCCAGGACCGCTGCATCAG GATTTTCAACATCAGTAGTGGCAAACAGAGGAAGCTTTACAAAGGATCCCTCAGTGAGGACGGCAGCCTGCTCAGG GTTCAGATCGATCCATCGGGTCAGTATGTGGCTGCGAGCTGCTCCAATAAGAACATCAGCATCTTTGACTTCTACAGCGGCGAGTGTGTGGCCACCATGTTTGGACATTCCG AGATCGTCACTGGGATGAGGTTCACCAACGACTGCAAGCATTTGATCAGCGTGTCGGGGGACAG CTGCATCCTGGTGTGGCGTCTGGCCTCAGAGATGACCATCAGCATGAGAGAGAGGCTCTTTCAGCTCCGGCAGGGCGCAAACACCCACAAGAGCGCCACCCTCAG GCGAGAGGCGTACAGCGCTCCCGCTCTGGTCGGCCTCTCCTCGGACGAAGACGGCGGTCACAACGAAGACTCCAACCGCCAGGAAGAGAACTCAGCCATGAACACGTCCTCTGACAGCAGCCATGGCGAAGAGGACACAG GGGGCTCCGATGAAGGACCTGACTGGGGGTTGACAAAA CCCGTGGTGACCACACCCAGCACCAGTCGTCGTCCTCGCAGGCGCTGGTCCCGTCGTATGGGCTCCCTGGAATTGATGGTGAAGTCCATGCTGGACCTGAGGCAGCTGGAAACCTTTGCCCCCAGTAAACCCGCGGACTCCCACGCTCGCAATGGAGACCGACACAGCACGTCCAGCCTCCGGGAGCCCACG CAGCACCTTGAGGAGCGGGCCAAGCGTCGGCCCGGGCGATGCCGCGATTGGACGAAAATGGACGGCACAGACGAGAACAGAGACGAGGGGGAGACGGGTCCACAAGACAT CATGGTGAGGGATCCACCGTGCAAGAAAGTCCTCAGCAAGAGCCAGGACAGCTACAGCCCGGACAGCGCCTGCTCGCTGGGCTACGACAGCAGAGGGACCAGTCCTGATGGAGTCCTGGATG ACTCTGCCGATGCAGCGTCCCTCAGCCTGGACAGCTCGGATGACGACGAGGAGATGGAGGACGGCACGGATGAAGACGAGGAGGCAGAGAAGGCTGAGACCACCGGCGTGGATGAAGCTCTTAAGACGGTGACCTCCGAGCTCGACAGCCGAGAAGATTTCCTCAAGCAGAACTTTGAGACGCTGGCAGATGGCTGCAGCATAG CTGAGCCCATCAGAGTCCCGAGGCTCAGCATGTCTTCACGCTTCCTGGCCAGAGGACACCATAGCAG CGGAGACCCCCTGTTGGCTAAAGTGCAGGGAAAGGCACCCAGCAGCCCCTCCTCCAAGCCCCCTGTGTCAAAAGTAAGACCCTTGATGGAAGAAGGGGTGAGCAGAAACCTGGAGGACAAGACCCCCGTGTCCCCCAGCACCACCCACGGTCCAAA GGGGGCTACCGCCGTCTCTGCTCCCATCCCGAGACCGCAGAAGAAGACCACATCTGCGTCCCACCTTTGGAGGCTCTCCACACCACCGTCCACACCTCCACTGCTGCTGGACGGAGCCATGAGTCTGCAGAAGTCTCAGTCCGTCCAGAACCTGACCTTAACCT CTCCACGCTCTCCACTGCCCTCCAGCGACCGGATAGAGGTGTGCAAGAGGCCCCAGCATCTTCTTCTGGACCGTGACGCTCCCAAGCCCTCCTACTTGTCCTCGCCCTCCCCGGGGTCGCCGCAGTCTCCCCGCTCCCCCCACTCCTACATGAATCCCACAGCCAGCTCCCTGGCCAAGAGCAGCCGCTCCTCCTCACTGGGCGAAGGCCTCCACGCCGCCCTCCCCCTCAGCTTCTCCCTTTCCTCCAGAAGGTCATTGTCGGGGGATCTGGAGGCGGAGTCGCCCGCGCTGGCCTGTCTTCAGCCCACCGCCACAGTTCTGCCAACTCGTATCCCTCAGCCCAAGCAGCCGCTCGGCCCGCGACGCAGCCTCTGCTCGGACTTGAAGGCCGGCACAAAGACTTCCTGTCTGGCCGTGGAACCAGCgtgtgatgtcacttcctctcCAGGACGCACAAAGG CAGCGGCTCCAGATGACAAGAAGACCGTGTTTGTGTCACGGAG TAACCAGGATGCAGGGTTTGGACCTGAAGAGCTCCCTCTGGCGGTGGAACATCTCTGTGCACCCCCTCCTGACTCCCAGCCAGGTGTCCCATTTGTTCCTAACCTGTCGCTCCCTAGCCCTCCTCTTTGTCTTCATCGTCATTCTCTTGCTCCGCGCCGGCCACCACTCGCCGCCCGGCCCGTGTGTCAGTCTGCGTGCGTGTCGCCCGTGTCTCCTCCGTGTGTGGCGCCGCCCCCCTGCTGGCAGTGCCACGGCG ggGAGTCCATCACCTTGGAAACGTGCAAGCAGGCTGTCGGTGATCTTCACAGCAGTCTGAGGAGAACCATCACGCTGTACACGGCG gtgctccagcgccatccacaGGCCGCAGGTGAAGGTCTCCAGGAGATGGAGAAGATTTTGTCTGAAGCCCTGGCGTCCGTCAAGGCTGAGCTGGACCCGCTGTCTCGTTCCACGACGGGTTCAGAGGTGAAAGGCGAAGCCCTGGCCCTGCTGGAGCAGTATGCCGAGCTGCTGCTGAAGTCCGTGGAGAGGAAGCTGGATGGAAAGATGTGA